The sequence below is a genomic window from Eubalaena glacialis isolate mEubGla1 chromosome 13, mEubGla1.1.hap2.+ XY, whole genome shotgun sequence.
TTGTCCTTGTTCCTAAAACAGACCTCCTGAAACTCTTGGAATTTACTGATTTCGTAGGTCatgagaggagtcaaggatgggACCCTAGATAGTTTCTGGATGGGACTGGACTCCAGAAGATCCCACCTGGCGATTAGAGGGTTAGAACATTCACCCCCAGCccctctggggagaggagagggtacTGAGGTAGAGTTCAGTCACCAATGGCCGATGATTCAATCAAATTGCCTACCTCAAACCCTCAATTAAAACCCATAAACATTAGGCTCAGAGGGCTTCAGGGGAGGTGAACACATCAAGGGATTGTGGAGGGGGGTGTTAGAGGGCATGGAGGCTCGGCCCCCCCAGTTCCCCCTTTGCCCTACGCATCTCCTCCATAGGGCTGTCCCGGAGCTTTATCCTTTACAATAACTGGGGACAGTAAGTAAAGGGCTTTCCTTAGTTTTGTGAGTGGTTCTAATAAATTATTGAATATGGGAGGTGGGGTCATGGAACCtctgaatttataatttatagcCAGTTGCTCACGTGTATGGGTGACCCCAGGACTTGTGATCGGCACTTGAAGTGGGGGCCGTCCTCAGGGACTGAGCCCTCAACCTGTGGGGTGTCAGCTCCCTTTGCAGATTTAGTGTCAGAAGTGAATTGACTTGTGGGCCGCCCAGTGGGTGTTGGTAGGGACACCACATATTTGCTGTCAGGGAAAAAATCCGGACTCACTCTTCTCTGTAATACGTGGCTGGGGTGAGGTTTGGGGACAGGGGACTATTGTATGTGGGTGGGAAACTGTACTCAGAAGTCCCTACTGGTTATCTGCTTTTCAGAATTCCTGGCAGAATCAGGTACTTTATTAAATGGGTTGTGATATGATAGTATCTTGTCCTGATCCAACCACCCACATGCCATGTGTCCTGGGGCAAGCCTTCTGCAGTTTCCTTACCTGAACAGCGGGACCATGTTACATGAGTTTTTTGAAAGGATTACCAATCATGAGTGTAAAGAGTCTCCCCATGTCATGGTCAGTGATGTCCATTTTCCACCTAAATATCTTAGTTGGAAAGACTTGTCTGCCTGCATTTCTTCACCACCCTCCCCAAAAGAAACTTATGTcaaataattatcatttctttattaTGAAATTAATCAGAAAGTTGAGTGACACCTAACTTCTTCCCTTTCTGAGGCAACTGCAGGGAGAGCAAGAAATGCAGTACTTTTGTGTTTTTGCACGTGGGGCCCAGACTTTTTTCCAGGCTGGTACCATATTAGTCAAAAGTCTAGGCCCTTCCCCTTGCCCCCCAACAgactactattttattttccttttaggaTATACAATGTTAGAGGTTGTCTCATAATTATATAGACATGCCCCATcaccaaatagacatttcactaaCAAGAATGTTACTATTTCCAGTTTGTTCAATGACTGTGCACTTGGCATGAGTATGAAATGGGAAATTCATTCCTtagacaaatatttatcaaatatttatgctTCTTGTTCCTAAAATGCATCGTTCCTAGTGTAGGGAAACAGCTGTaaacaaaatatagtaaaataatctGACTTCTAGGAGGGAGACGGACAGTAAAAAAGGGGAAAATCCTATGCCAGGTCGTGATGAGTGTTTTGAAGAAAGAGAGTGATGGGGATAAAGGAGGCTATGCTCCTTCTGTAGACTGGTCAGTGAAACCCTCTGTGATAAGGAGGTGTTGAGAAGAGGCTGCAGAAAAAAAACGTGCCTCCTGTGTTTGAGCAGCAGCCAGGACCAGGGTGGCTGGAGCTgagtgggtggaggggaggggagcggaAGGGGATGAGGCCAGAGTGGCCATGGGGGTAAGTTGTGAGGAGCCTTGTAGGACTTTATAAGAATCCAAATTTGATTGTGAGACAGCTGGGGAGTCACTGAGGGATTGGTGTTGGGAGCAATGGGATAGGACTCAGGGTGGTATCAGGGTCTCTGTGGCTGCAGTGCAGAGAGTGGCCTCTAGGGGGCGAGGGCAGAGACAGAGGCCCATGGGCAGGCTGCTGCTGTGGTCCAGGTGAACCATGATGGAGCATGTACCTATGTTGTTCCCTGGGTCCATCCCAGTTCTCTTGAATAATATGAATGACTTGCTCTCTTGAGATttctatggaggcttcatcacaagTCATGATTCATTAAATCTTTACCCATTTGTGATTGATTCAACCTTCAACCCCTCTCCTGCGCCTGAGGTGTGGGGACAGAAAAAGGTTGAAGGGTGGGTATGAAAATTCCCATCCCCTAATGAGACAGTTGGTTCCCCTGACAACCAGTCCCCATTTTTGTTTTAGGTTGGGGCTTTACGAAAGTCAAATCCCTCACGTGATAAAAGActcctttttcattctcatctcttaggaaattccaacggttttaggagctctgtgccagcaaTGGGATGAAGACgaaattcaaatttttatataAGTCACAATATCAATCTTCCCTCAATATTCCATTATTCCAGCCCGCATGAGTTAATCAATGTAAACACATTGGTGTGTTTTCTTCCATGCCTTTCTCCATTAGAGCATGATTCCTTCACacctgttttaaatatttatttatttatttatttatttacggctgcgtttggtctttgttgctgcgtgggctttctctagttgcagggagcgggggctattcttcattgtggtgctctggcttctcattgtggtggcttctctctttgcagagcatgggctctaggcacgtgggtttcagtagttgtggcatgcgggctcagtagttgtggctcgcgggctctagaacgcaggctcagtaggtggcacacggacttagttgatccgcggcatgtgcgaacttcctggaccagggatcaaacccatgtcccctgcagtgtcaggcagattcttaaccactgcgccaccagggaagtcctcagcacTTTCTTTTTAATGGTGGCAACTTTCAACCACACACACAAGTACGAGAATAGTATTATAAAACCCATGGACCCATTGCCCAGCTCCAATAATTGTCCACATATGGAGAATTTTCTTAATATACATCCtccatttttgttgttctttgaaCCTAATAGGTGGCATCATGCCAACTAATCTATAATATTCATTAAGGGTATGTAATTATTTACAATATTACCCTGTCATTGTCATGCCTAAAAACATTAATGATAATGTCCTGGAAAGCAGGATATCAAATggccttttcacatttcacattcTGGCACACTTACTACTCTCTACTGCAAACAAACTGGTGGTTTCAGTTGTTGACCTTGTAGAGCAAGTGGTGATGACCATCCTCCTATCTGACCCAGAGGCCCTCCCATCCctgcagtcctgcagcctgtCTTCTGCCTGGAGTCTCCATACACGGGTCCCTGCAAGGCCAAAATCATCAGGTACTTCCACAACACCAAGCCCGGGTTCTGCGAGACCTTTGTATACGGTGGCCGCAATGCTAAGAACAAAAACTTCAAGATGGGGGAGGACTTTGTGAGGACCTACGGTGGTACCATCAGGCCCTGGGGTAAGACagggggcagggcaggtgggaggggaagggctggggagagaggtggAGCTCAGGGGGTCCCACTCCCCTCATACCCCCACAGTGActtttttcctctctgcctcccagGAGAAGTGGCAGCAATGTCCTTTGAAAGCATGGACTGAGCACGTCCTCCATGGCCCAGCTTGGCAGAAGGTCACCCCTAGAAGCCCCGTCTTCATAATCTGAGCCTCCTCCCCTTTTCTCAGATGGGAACACTGAGTCAGCCACTCTATAGAGCAGGTCTGCAGTGTTCCTGCGCATCCCAGCTAGGCTTTGAAAACTCATCTCCTTCTTGTTGGTCATCCCGGTCCTGGGAGGACTGTGGTTGCTCATTTCTAGGATGGTCTAGGACCTATCAGGGTGTACAGTGTCCAGATCTGGGGCTTCAGAGAGGTCAAGCAGCAAGTTTACTTCCTTTTGCAGAGGACCTGTAAACTGCTGCTGAAGTCTGAGGAGGACCCACCCAGGGCTGGACTGTGGCTGCTTCTGAAATAGTtcacctcttcctcttccttcccatcCCTACCCTCCTCAGCAGAAATCTGCCTCTTTCCTTCCCCCATGGGTCTACTTGCTTTAGCTCTGTCTCATCAAGTTGGCTCTAAGCACCATGAGAACAAGTCTTCTCTTTATCCCTCGCACTTCGCACAGAGCCTGACACAAAAGAGACAGTCCATAAATATTtcaggaaggaatgaatgaatgcaggaaCAAAGCTCCTCATGACTGGAGTGATTGTAGAGCCTGGGATTTGAAATCGCGATTCTTGTCCTAACCTTCTTCCTCACTGCATCCTCACCTTCATCCTCCACCCCACCATCTCTGCTCTCCTGTGCTGGCAAAAGTAAAATTTGTGGCATCCTGTTCTCAGCATTGGTGATGGGAGAGGTTTTTCCTCTAAGGAAGCCCCTCTGCCACATTGATGTTGAACATCTGTGGCTTCAAACAGTCTggccttatattttaaaaaattcatattctAATTCAACTAACTAGAGTGGGTTCTGTCGTTGCAACTAAGAACCTTAACCCATAGGTTCCATGGAAATGGTGGTCCTTCTCATTCTTCTGCAGAGCAGCCGGCGCCTCCCCGTTTTCTGCCCTCAGACATACCAGGAATAAGAAGCCAGCCCCTTATAGTGGCATCTATCTCTTAATGGCCACCCCAATATACACCAAAAAATGGTTACAGACACCTCAACAAGATTGCTTTTACCCTTTACTTCTTGGGCCACGTCAAACTTTGGGGCAGGTTATTTTCCTGGATtctcagaagagaaaggaaggagcatGAGGCTCAATTGTCCACTTGTCCAAGGAAACCCCTTCTCTGTCATCCCTACCTTGTGTGGGAAGGTGGCTTCCTAATCTAGCTAATGAGGATCAAGCTCACCTTTAATGAGCACATGCCATTTGTCAGGCTCTGTGCTTGTCATTTTCCCAAatcctctccccctcctttcttctttgataaccataagtttgttttctatgactgtgagtccatttctattTTCATACCACATTTCTTAAGCCAGTCGTCTGTTAATGGGCACTTACAATgcacatgtcttggctattgtaaacagggcTTCTGTGAACATTGAGGTGGAGGTATCTTTTCAAACTAAAGTTatcttttctccagatatatacccacgagtgggcttgctggatcatgttgtagttctgtttttagttttgtaagcaacctccatactgttttccgtggagagtgcaccaatttacattcacaccatcAGTGTacaaaggtttccttttctccacactctctccagcatttattatttgtagacttctcaatgatagccattttgactggtgtgatatgatacctcattgtggttttgattttcattgctGTACTCTAATATTTAACAATGTTGACATCTCTTTTTGTGTCtctggccatctgtaggtcttctttggagaaatgtctatttaggtcttctgcccattttttgattggattttctgtttttttaatattgagttgcatgaattGTTTGTATACTTTGATATTAAGCCCTTGTTCCTTTCATgttttgcgaatattttctctcattcagtaggttgtcttgctgttctgttgatggtttcctttgctgtgcaagagcgtTTAAGTTTGATgaggttccatttatttatatttgcttttatttcttttggcatGGGAGACTGATCcataaaaatattgctgtgatttatgtccaaaaATGTTTTGCCCttgttcttttctaggagttttatggtgtcatgtcttatatttaggtctttaatccattttgagtttatttttgtatatggtgtgagggagtgttctaatttcattgatttacatgtagctgtttagctttcccaacaccatttcctgaagacactgtcttttctccattgtatattcttgcctcctttgttgtacataaattgaccataggtgcatgtgTTTATGtcagggctctctattctgttccattggtctatatatctgttttctggcaatatcacactgttttgcttactatagctttgtagtatactctatGGTCTGCATGGGTGATGACTcaagctttgtttttttccctcaggaatagtttggcaattctgggtcttttatggttctatataaattttagaattatt
It includes:
- the LOC133104132 gene encoding pancreatic trypsin inhibitor-like, producing the protein MNQLCLSAALLVLLGTLVASTPGAETSKQAQVLQPVFCLESPYTGPCKAKIIRYFHNTKPGFCETFVYGGRNAKNKNFKMGEDFVRTYGGTIRPWGEVAAMSFESMD